One genomic window of Musa acuminata AAA Group cultivar baxijiao unplaced genomic scaffold, Cavendish_Baxijiao_AAA HiC_scaffold_1137, whole genome shotgun sequence includes the following:
- the LOC135671021 gene encoding probably inactive leucine-rich repeat receptor-like protein kinase IMK2, which yields MDHQLNQPKQGRKKEKWKLLLLLLLLLLLKSSQCSSVEAAAAWDGVAITQADYQGLQAIRQALADPHGFLRSWNGTGIDACSGAWTGIKCVRGRVVALQLPWRGFGGRISDKIAQLAALRKLSLHDNAIRGPIPPSLGSLRDLRGVYLFNNRFSGGIPPSIGACLLLQTLDLSHNLLTGRIPSSLSNSSRLIRLNLSYNNISGPVPVAITQIPSLVFLLLQHNSLSGSVPDTWGSTVSNGTFQFQSLHLENNLLSGSIPMSLGRLQMLEDVSLSNNQLNGSIPQEITTLSRIKTLDLSDNSIGGSFPASLCNLSSLVALNLEGNQLEGPIPEAIDGLRNLSLLSLKNNQFSGDVPATLGNISSLSRLDLSENNLGGRIPASIEHLTNLTFFNVSDNVLSGPVPILLSDKFNSSSFAGNIQLCGYSASVPCPSPPPASPPSPSMLPTPIRRSLSPKNVILIAVGVFLALLLLLFCVLLIFLIKKRAAGTSKQSTATGGAAAAAGAGRDEKPGPAAGTETEAGCDTGGKLVHFDGPLAFTADDLLCATAEIMGKSTYGTVYKATLEDGSQVAVKRLREKIAKSQKEFEAEVNVLGKIRHQNLLALRAYYLGPKGEKLLVFDFMPKGSLAAFLHARGPDTPIDWSTRMKIAMGVTRGLQQLHVDLKMIHGNLTSSNVLLDDDMNARISDFGVSRLMTGAASSNVIATASALGYRAPELSKLKKANAKTDIYSLGVIVLELLTGKSPADAADGVDLPQWVASIVKEEWTNEVFDLELMKDATAGTATGDELLNTLKLALHCVDPSPAARPEAHQVLQQLEQIKPEAADAVASSKDDGFGTAATAEEEQAKTAE from the exons ATGGATCACCAACTCAACCAGCCCAAACagggaaggaagaaggagaagtggAAGCTGCTGCTGCTCTTGCTGCTGTTGCTACTGTTGAAGTCGTCACAGTGCAGCTCGGTGGAGGCCGCGGCGGCGTGGGATGGGGTGGCCATCACCCAGGCGGACTACCAGGGGCTTCAGGCCATCAGGCAGGCGCTGGCCGACCCCCACGGCTTCCTCCGCAGCTGGAACGGCACCGGCATTGACGCCTGCTCCGGCGCCTGGACCGGCATCAAGTGCGTCCGCGGCCGGGTTGTCGCCCTTCAGCTCCCCTGGCGCGGCTTCGGCGGTCGCATCTCTGACAAGATCGCCCAGCTCGCCGCCCTCCGCAAGCTCAGCCTCCACGACAACGCCATCCGCGGGCCCATCCCGCCGTCCCTTGGCTCCCTCCGCGACCTCCGGGGCGTCTACCTCTTCAACAACCGCTTCTCCGGCGGCATCCCACCGTCCATCGGTGCTTGCCTTCTGCTCCAGACGCTCGACCTCAGCCACAATCTCCTCACCGGCCGCATCCCCTCTTCCTTGTCCAACTCTTCCAGGCTCATCAGGCTCAACCTCAGCTACAACAACATTTCCGGCCCCGTTCCTGTTGCTATCACCCAAATCCCTtctctcgtcttcctcctcctgcaACACAACAGCCTCTCTGGTTCTGTTCCTGATACCTGGGGAAGCACGGTCTCCAATGGCACGTTCCAGTTCCAGAGCTTGCACCTCGAAAATAACCTGCTCTCCGGCAGCATCCCCATGTCCCTCGGTCGCCTGCAAATGCTGGAGGACGTCTCCCTCAGCAACAATCAGCTGAACGGCAGCATACCGCAAGAGATCACCACGCTTTCGAGGATCAAGACATTGGACCTCTCCGACAACTCCATCGGAGGAAGCTTCCCTGCGTCGCTCTGCAACCTTTCCTCGTTGGTCGCGCTCAACCTTGAAGGTAACCAGCTCGAAGGTCCGATCCCGGAGGCCATCGATGGcctccgcaacctctccctcctctcgCTCAAGAACAACCAGTTCAGTGGCGACGTCCCTGCCACACTCGGCAACATCTCTAGCCTCTCTCGCCTAGACCTGTCGGAGAACAACCTCGGTGGAAGAATCCCCGCTTCCATCGAGCACCTCACCAATCTCACCTTCTTCAATGTTTCCGACAACGTCCTCTCCGGGCctgttcctattctcctctccgacAAGTTCAATTCGAGCTCTTTCGCTGGAAACATCCAGCTCTGCGGTTACAGTGCGTCGGTTCCATGTCCTTCTCCCCCTCCTGCTTCACCGCCTTCTCCATCCATGCTTCCGACACCCATTCGACGAAGCCTTAGTCCTAAAAACGTCATTCTCATAGCCGTGGGGGTCTTCCTCGCGCTCCTGCTTCTGCTTTTCTGCGTCCTCCTCATCTTTTTGATCAAGAAAAGGGCCGCCGGTACGAGTAAACAGAGCACAGCAACGGGAGGAGCGGCAGCAGCGGCCGGCGCCGGAAGGGACGAGAAGCCTGGGCCGGCAGCTGGGACAGAAACGGAAGCGGGCTGCGACACAGGGGGGAAGCTGGTCCACTTCGACGGGCCTCTGGCCTTCACCGCGGATGACCTCCTGTGCGCGACCGCGGAGATCATGGGCAAGAGCACCTACGGGACGGTGTACAAGGCGACGCTGGAGGACGGCAGCCAGGTCGCAGTGAAAAGGCTGAGGGAGAAGATCGCcaagagccaaaaggagttcgagGCGGAGGTGAACGTGCTCGGGAAGATACGGCACCAGAATCTGCTGGCTCTCAGGGCTTACTACTTGGGGCCGAAGGGGGAGAAGCTCCTCGTCTTCGACTTCATGCCCAAAGGAAGCCTTGCAGCTTTTCTACATG CTCGCGGCCCTGACACCCCGATCGACTGGTCCACGAGGATGAAGATAGCCATGGGAGTGACGCGCGGCCTTCAGCAGCTCCACGTCGACCTGAAGATGATCCATGGCAATCTCACCAGCAGCAACGTGCTATTGGACGACGACATGAACGCGAGGATAAGCGACTTCGGCGTGTCCCGCCTCATGACCGGCGCCGCCAGCTCCAACGTGATCGCCACCGCGAGCGCGCTCGGCTACCGCGCGCCCGAGCTCTCCAAGCTAAAGAAGGCCAACGCGAAGACCGACATCTACAGCCTGGGGGTGATCGTGCTGGAGCTGCTGACCGGGAAGTCGCCCGCGGACGCTGCCGACGGCGTGGACCTGCCGCAATGGGTGGCGTCCATCGTGAAGGAGGAGTGGACCAACGAGGTGTTCGACCTGGAACTGATGAAGGACGCCACGGCGGGGACGGCAACCGGGGACGAGCTGCTGAACACGCTGAAGCTGGCGCTGCACTGCGTGGACCCGTCGCCTGCTGCCAGGCCGGAGGCTCACCAGGTGCTGCAGCAGCTGGAGCAGATCAAGCCGGAAGCGGCCGATGCTGTGGCTTCCTCCAAGGACGATGGTTTTGGTACTGCTGCCACAGCAGAAGAAGAACAAGCCAAGACTGCAGAGTAA
- the LOC103974001 gene encoding mitochondrial import inner membrane translocase subunit TIM22-4, producing the protein MGAADGEPREAPEEEEEKPRIEPLRLPTPEEIRGQDIWNNCAVRSVVSGIMGGGLGLFMGLFLGALDNPIMQDEMTAKQQFIYTAKQMGRRSYSSAKAFAVMGFIFSAAECVIEKARAKHDTTNTFVAGCVTGGAISAKGGPKAACVGCAGFAAFSVLIEKFLDRHS; encoded by the exons ATGGGCGCGGCCGATGGAGAGCCCCGGGAGGcccccgaggaggaggaggagaagccgcGGATAGAGCCGCTGCGGCTCCCGACGCCGGAGGAGATACGAGGCCAGGACATCTGGAACAACTGCGCCGTCCGCAGCGTCGTCAGTGGCATCATGG GCGGTGGACTTGGTCTATTCATGGGCTTGTTTCTTGGGGCTCTGGATAATCCTATAATGCAGGATGAGATGACGGCAAAGCAGCAATTCATATATACAGCAAAACAAATGGGGCGGAGAAGTTATAGCTCTGCAAAGGCATTTGCTGTCATGGGCTTTATTTTCTCAGCTGCTGAGTGTGTTATAGAGAAG gcTCGAGCAAAACATGACACCACAAATACATTTGTTGCTGGTTGTGTTACAGGAGGGGCTATTTCTGCAAAAG GCGGTCCGAAGGCTGCATGCGTTGGTTGTGCAGGTTTTGCAGCATTCTCGGTCCTAATTGAGAAGTTCCTTGATCGGCATTCTTAA
- the LOC103974003 gene encoding probable protein phosphatase 2C 26 isoform X1, producing MGRLSIPHPHRLLLPSPSPLHPSSDASTIPRRSRFSPSAHRQIRSELSLSCGSHLIPHPAKVDKGGEDAFFVTNHNGGILAVADGVSGWAEQSIDPALFSQELMANASGLVVDEEVSYDPQALMRKAHAATSSVGSATVIIAMLEKDATLKVANVGDCGLRLIRRGQVVFATSPQEHYFDCPYQLSSEKIGQTYQDAMVCTVELMEGDIVVMGSDGLFDNVFDHEIISTVSGSPEVAEAAKILANLASNHSKDPNFDSPYSMEARSRGFDVPWWKKILGRKLTGGKLDDITVIVGRIISSSDSREVGYETT from the exons ATGGGGAGGCTCTCCATCCCTCACCCCCACCGCCTCCTCCTTCCCTCCCCCTCCCCTCTCCATCCCTCCTCCGATGCCTCCACTATCCCCAGGCGGAGCCGCTTCTCTCCCTCCGCGCATCGGCAAATCAG GTCGGAGTTGTCCTTGTCGTGTGGAAGTCATCTCATACCGCACCCAGCAAAG gTCGATAAGGGCGGAGAGGACGCCTTCTTCGTGACCAATCACAATGGTGGAATTCTTGCGGTAGCCGATGGTGTTTCCGG GTGGGCGGAACAGAGCATCGATCCTGCACTCTTTTCGCAAGAGTTGATGGCAAATGCTTCCGGGCTAGTTGTTGATGAAGAG GTCAGTTATGATCCTCAAGCTCTCATGAGAAAGGCTCATGCTGCAACCTCCTCTGTAGGTTCAGCTACTGT TATAATTGCAATGTTGGAGAAGGATGCAACCTTAAAAGTAGCAAATGTAGGAGATTGTGGACTTCGACTTATACGAAGAG GGCAAGTAGTCTTTGCGACATCTCCACAAGAACATTATTTTGACTGTCCTTACCAATTGAGCTCTGAGAAAATTGGACAAACATATCAGGATGCCATG GTATGTACTGTTGAGTTGATGGAAGGAGATATAGTTGTCATGGGCTCGGATGGCCTTTTCGACAATGTCTTCGATCATGAAATAATTTCTACTGTCTCTGGGTCTCCAGAAGTGGCCGAGGCTG CAAAGATACTAGCCAATTTAGCAAGTAATCATTCGAAGGATCCAAATTTTGATTCACCATATTCCATGGAAGCCAGGAGTAGG GGCTTTGATGTACCCTGGTGGAAGAAAATTCTTGGAAGAAAATTAACAG GGGGTAAGCTAGATGATATCACTGTTATCGTTGGGCGAATAATTAGCTCATCAGATAGCAGAGAGGTGGGCTATGAAACCACTTAG
- the LOC103974003 gene encoding probable protein phosphatase 2C 1 isoform X3 has protein sequence MKSIIAMLEKDATLKVANVGDCGLRLIRRGQVVFATSPQEHYFDCPYQLSSEKIGQTYQDAMVCTVELMEGDIVVMGSDGLFDNVFDHEIISTVSGSPEVAEAAKILANLASNHSKDPNFDSPYSMEARSRGFDVPWWKKILGRKLTGGKLDDITVIVGRIISSSDSREVGYETT, from the exons ATGAAGAG TATAATTGCAATGTTGGAGAAGGATGCAACCTTAAAAGTAGCAAATGTAGGAGATTGTGGACTTCGACTTATACGAAGAG GGCAAGTAGTCTTTGCGACATCTCCACAAGAACATTATTTTGACTGTCCTTACCAATTGAGCTCTGAGAAAATTGGACAAACATATCAGGATGCCATG GTATGTACTGTTGAGTTGATGGAAGGAGATATAGTTGTCATGGGCTCGGATGGCCTTTTCGACAATGTCTTCGATCATGAAATAATTTCTACTGTCTCTGGGTCTCCAGAAGTGGCCGAGGCTG CAAAGATACTAGCCAATTTAGCAAGTAATCATTCGAAGGATCCAAATTTTGATTCACCATATTCCATGGAAGCCAGGAGTAGG GGCTTTGATGTACCCTGGTGGAAGAAAATTCTTGGAAGAAAATTAACAG GGGGTAAGCTAGATGATATCACTGTTATCGTTGGGCGAATAATTAGCTCATCAGATAGCAGAGAGGTGGGCTATGAAACCACTTAG
- the LOC103974003 gene encoding probable protein phosphatase 2C 26 isoform X2 — translation MGRLSIPHPHRLLLPSPSPLHPSSDASTIPRRSRFSPSAHRQIRSELSLSCGSHLIPHPAKVDKGGEDAFFVTNHNGGILAVADGVSGWAEQSIDPALFSQELMANASGLVVDEEVSYDPQALMRKAHAATSSVGSATVIIAMLEKDATLKVANVGDCGLRLIRRGQVVFATSPQEHYFDCPYQLSSEKIGQTYQDAMVCTVELMEGDIVVMGSDGLFDNVFDHEIISTVSGSPEVAEILANLASNHSKDPNFDSPYSMEARSRGFDVPWWKKILGRKLTGGKLDDITVIVGRIISSSDSREVGYETT, via the exons ATGGGGAGGCTCTCCATCCCTCACCCCCACCGCCTCCTCCTTCCCTCCCCCTCCCCTCTCCATCCCTCCTCCGATGCCTCCACTATCCCCAGGCGGAGCCGCTTCTCTCCCTCCGCGCATCGGCAAATCAG GTCGGAGTTGTCCTTGTCGTGTGGAAGTCATCTCATACCGCACCCAGCAAAG gTCGATAAGGGCGGAGAGGACGCCTTCTTCGTGACCAATCACAATGGTGGAATTCTTGCGGTAGCCGATGGTGTTTCCGG GTGGGCGGAACAGAGCATCGATCCTGCACTCTTTTCGCAAGAGTTGATGGCAAATGCTTCCGGGCTAGTTGTTGATGAAGAG GTCAGTTATGATCCTCAAGCTCTCATGAGAAAGGCTCATGCTGCAACCTCCTCTGTAGGTTCAGCTACTGT TATAATTGCAATGTTGGAGAAGGATGCAACCTTAAAAGTAGCAAATGTAGGAGATTGTGGACTTCGACTTATACGAAGAG GGCAAGTAGTCTTTGCGACATCTCCACAAGAACATTATTTTGACTGTCCTTACCAATTGAGCTCTGAGAAAATTGGACAAACATATCAGGATGCCATG GTATGTACTGTTGAGTTGATGGAAGGAGATATAGTTGTCATGGGCTCGGATGGCCTTTTCGACAATGTCTTCGATCATGAAATAATTTCTACTGTCTCTGGGTCTCCAGAAGTGGCCGAG ATACTAGCCAATTTAGCAAGTAATCATTCGAAGGATCCAAATTTTGATTCACCATATTCCATGGAAGCCAGGAGTAGG GGCTTTGATGTACCCTGGTGGAAGAAAATTCTTGGAAGAAAATTAACAG GGGGTAAGCTAGATGATATCACTGTTATCGTTGGGCGAATAATTAGCTCATCAGATAGCAGAGAGGTGGGCTATGAAACCACTTAG
- the LOC103974004 gene encoding uncharacterized protein At5g01610 has translation MDQIMNKAGTYWFSKKAGKEISSVGDDINSLSNSIEGGAKWLVNKIKGKMQKPLAELLKEYDMPIGLFPEDATNYEFNEETGKLAVFIPSVCEVGYKDSSVLRFFTTVTGYLEKGKLADIEGIKTKVLIWVKVSCVSTEGTKVHFATGLKKTRSRDAYEVVRNGVSVDKF, from the exons ATGGATCAAATAATGAACAAGGCCGGAACCTACTGGTTCAGCAAGAAAGCCGGCAAAGAGATCTCCTCCGTCGGTGACGACATCAAT TCACTTTCCAACAGCATCGAAGGAGGAGCAAAATGGCTAGTCAACAAAATCAAAG GAAAGATGCAGAAACCATTGGCTGAACTACTAAAGGAGTACGATATGCCAATAGGCCTCTTCCCGGAGGACGCCACCAACTATGAGTTCAATGAAGAGACAGGGAAGCTTGCTGTATTCATACCATCTGTATGTGAAGTCGGGTACAAGGATTCATCGGTCTTGCGTTTCTTCACCACAGTGACTGGGTACTTGGAGAAGGGAAAGCTGGCTGATATCGAGGGAATTAAGACTAAGGTCTTGATTTGGGTGAAAGTAAGTTGTGTGTCCACTGAAGGAACCAAGGTCCATTTTGCCACTGGACTGAAGAAAACCCGGAGCCGAGATGCATATGAAGTAGTCAGGAATGGTGTTTCTGTAGACAAGTTTTAA